TGACGATTGATTCCCAGCGTAAGAAATTGACCATGTCCCAACCTTATCGTCCCTCTTATATGAAATTAACAAACCGGGCGAATGCACAATTGCTTCAAGGGGTTGGCATGGAATGTCCGATAACTATTGATGGAGTCACCTTTTCCTGTATGTTGGATACTTGGAATAAAGGGCTTGTGGAATTGAATGCGACGGATTTTGCCCGGTTGACAGGGACTGCAGGAAAGAATGTACAGGTTTATGCCGGTTACGGTAAAACTTTGGTCATGGTTCCGGCTAAGGTTGTAGGACAATGTGATTTCGTACGGATGGCTTTTAAAGATGTTTCGATTGCTGAAAATAAATCGTTAATTCGTTCTGTGATTGGTACCGAAATATTAAAGCATGGTTTACTTTCTGTGGATTTTTTGCGTCAGACTATTTATTTCCAGCCATTTGATGAGGTTACGGTAAAAGATGATGTCATCGAGAATCATGTTACCGTGGAAAGTGGCAAGGTGAACGAGATTACCGGGGTTTATTTCCGTGAGAATATTCACGATTACCTGAAAGAGACTGATTTCACGTTTAAAGGAGATAAGCCTGTTGTGATTGATTTTTGGGCATCTTGGTGTGGCCCTTGTATGAAAATGATGCCATTTATGGAGCAGCTGGCCGCTAAGTACAAGGATAAGGTGATTTTCTTGAAAGTGAATGCAGATAAAGAAAAGGAATTGTGTAATAAGTTTGGTATAAATGCACTGCCCACGTTTATGTTTTTACCGATGGGAGGAAAGCCTATACAAGAGATTGGGGCGGAACCGGGAAAAGTGGAGAAGATCATCATGGAGCAATTACTGAAATAGTTTTCAATAAGGATTATTGATTCGGGGGGATTGTCAAAACTGATAATCTCCCTTATTTTTATAAGGGTATGATTTTCCATCTTTATAGAGATAATTAGGATTAGTCTGTTATTAAACTTGGAGATATTAGGTGAATTTCAACTTTCCCGTTTTAGGATTAACTTTACATTCTTTATCAGTCTATAAACTTTATCCACTAGATAGGGTTTTGTTTGTTGGAAAGAATGTTTTATATTTGCCCGTGATCATTTGGACGAAAGGGTTTTAATTTGGTACGGGAAGATATTTATCAAGAGTTGTATTTAGCTATTACGGAATTACCTGAAGATTGCAGGGAGATATTTTGGTTATACCTTCAAGGTAGGAATAACAAGGAAATTGCAGAAATTCTTTCTCTTCCGGAAAAAGACGTGCGAGCTTGTAAAAGGGAGGCTATTTATCGATTAAAAAGCCGCTTGGGTGGTTTATTTTTCTGGTTGCAGATCATGAGAATCGTGTGAGATGAATGAAGTCGTACTTTCATCGGTACGACTTCATTTATTTTCTAGGGTAAGTACTGATAACTTAGCTTCTCGCTGATTTCCATGTTATTTTTGATCGGTAGAATGGTGAAATTCCAGTGGTAATCCTTGTTTGTCGGGAGCTTGTATTTGGGGTAAGGTTGAGATCCCCAGGCATCGTCCCCGGCAACACCCATCATGCGGTGATCTAGGCATACTTCCACGAAATTGCGGGGGAAGATGTCGTTGATATGCGTTTGTTTAGGTTTCCGGTTTTTCGCCATGAGCGGGTCATGGGATTCATCTTTCGTGAAGTTTTGCCATTGGTACGGGCGATTGGATTCTTCCCCGTCGAAGTCTTCAATTCGGTTACGTGAAACGTTAAACTCCATGAAGTTCGAGTCGGCAATGAACAGGAGGCCTTTCCCGGTTTTATCCGTGAGTGCCAGCCAGCGGGTTTCCGTCTTGTGGCCGTTTTCTTGTGGCCGTACGTATGGAACGTATTGTTGCTCGGCCGTACTTTTGTAATGGCCGATAAGCGTTCCGTTATTCCGGTCACAATAGTTTTCCTCGGGGCCTCGTCCGAGATATTCCAGTTGATTCATGTCCGTGGGGATTCTGAAACGTACTCCGATTCGGGGAAGTTCAGGTACATCCGGTTGTGTTTCCAGATGGCAGGCCACGTGGATCATGCCTGACGGGTATAGCGTGTAAGACACGTGGTACTTGCTGTTGGTTTCTTGAAGCCTGTACGTGATGGTTAGGTTCGTGTTTGTTGCGGAAGTAGAGGTTCTGATCCCGGCAATCTTGAAATTCTTGCTTGCTTGTTTCCAGCCTTGCTGACGATTCGGCATTCCATTGCCATAATCGTTGTCCGTGGGGCCCCGCCAGAAGTTAGGTTGGAACCCGAAATCTTCGGCAATATATTGAATGCCATTGGCGCGGTAGGAAGTCACGTATCCTTTCTGTTTGTTAAACACGAAGTCGATATTCGTGCCGGATATATGGATTTCTGGTCCGTTCTCTTCCATGGTTAGTGTTTTTTCAG
The window above is part of the Butyricimonas paravirosa genome. Proteins encoded here:
- a CDS encoding thioredoxin family protein, yielding MKNILWVCCFMILLPLVSRAQMKNTVSEVREYKEVDGKIIITCLVNSVEADFVLDLAGQTAILPEYVEKFNIDTTEKAKIPYDCFQYKNIPTFRSVSLNSISFGNNAFANGLGAFVLKDEPYLRELGVAGIVGGAIFQRVVLTIDSQRKKLTMSQPYRPSYMKLTNRANAQLLQGVGMECPITIDGVTFSCMLDTWNKGLVELNATDFARLTGTAGKNVQVYAGYGKTLVMVPAKVVGQCDFVRMAFKDVSIAENKSLIRSVIGTEILKHGLLSVDFLRQTIYFQPFDEVTVKDDVIENHVTVESGKVNEITGVYFRENIHDYLKETDFTFKGDKPVVIDFWASWCGPCMKMMPFMEQLAAKYKDKVIFLKVNADKEKELCNKFGINALPTFMFLPMGGKPIQEIGAEPGKVEKIIMEQLLK
- a CDS encoding RNA polymerase sigma factor translates to MVREDIYQELYLAITELPEDCREIFWLYLQGRNNKEIAEILSLPEKDVRACKREAIYRLKSRLGGLFFWLQIMRIV